One window from the genome of Pyxicephalus adspersus chromosome 6, UCB_Pads_2.0, whole genome shotgun sequence encodes:
- the LOC140333042 gene encoding uncharacterized protein isoform X1, with the protein MSRDPEDVWSPDYDSTWEEEGEEKPRGHKEPGSRRQVIGPNNCRKWMSRAARDLQNYRHGYVNDKNYLYYSSQPKQTPNLDFYQNNRHFEPEGLYITQLLDKWKKKYDILERNHSYIQWLFPLREYGMNSYAKPLTEAEIELMKKDPLVRERFIRAYKLMLDFYGIRLKDEKTGKVTRTMEWKERFRNLNDHSHNNLRITRILKCLGELGFEHFQAPLVKFFLEETLCNGELQNVKRSALDYFIFTVKDKNERRKLVHFAWKNYKQERFIWGPVEKLRAYQPPAENEQETKDCPKENNEESRLNGQLDSCGNNSDEEEYSDSDDVACQQKSSNSDEKNGKELIPLHDRAERKEHSHGKFPKEGCSGCSETVSDNKGLLSTYSSQCMNGMQLLPEVDKKSYEKEENQVSYVASPKPDHEVPSAGGHLEEGNDGHVMDKTVSKNPTENLQQENVYKKIDNMPIETQRKRKMTNFDREGIPDRGPSQSDDNSGQPKEGGEGNRMDGVEDKVKKLKLSGQSAVESNQIVADDPPNIMIGGNSQKPVDSSSKSQEGEECSQMLSEEAKEEMPKLHRQSNSEKGEKQDDDLSVSSSREDLKQSKTDSGLNQEGAEES; encoded by the exons ATGTCCCGGGACCCCGAAGACGTGTGGAGTCCCGACTATGACTCCACTTGGGAGGAGGAGGGTGAAGAGAAGCCCCGGGGCCACAAGGAGCCAGGGAGCCGGCGTCAGGTGATAGGG CCTAATAATTGTCGGAAATGGATGAGCAGAGCTGCCAGGGACCTGCAGAACTACAGACATGGTTATGTAAATGACAAGAATTATCTGTATTACTCG AGCCAGCCCAAACAAACACCCAACCTAGACTTTTACCAGAACAATAGACATTTTGAGCCTGAAG ggctgtacattacaCAGCTGCTTGATAAATGGAAGAAGAAATACGACATTCTGGAGAGGAACCATTCCTACATCCAATG GCTCTTTCCCCTTCGGGAATACGGTATGAACTCTTATGCCAAGCCACTGACGGAGGCTGAAATTGAG TTAATGAAGAAAGATCCTCTTGTCCGGGAGAGGTTCATTAGGGCCTATAAACTCATGTTGGATTTTTATGGCAtaagactgaaagatgaaaagACTGGAAAAGTGACCCGAACGATGGAGTGGAAGGAGAGATTTAGGAATCTGAATGA TCACAGTCACAACAACCTGCGGATCACTCGAATATTAAAGTGTTTGGGGGAGCTGGGGTTTGAGCACTTTCAAGCTCCTCTGGTGAAATTCTTCCTTGAGGAAACGTTGTGCAATGGTGAACTACAGAATGTAAAAAGAAGTGCTCTGGACTATTTTATATTCACCGTCAAGGACAAAAACGAGCGCAGAAAACTAGTGCATTTTGCCTGGAAGAATTACAAGCAAGAGAGGTTCATCTGGGGTCCTGTGGAGAAGCTCCGAGCCTACCAACCACCAGCAGAGAATGAACAAGAAACTAAAGACTGTCCGAAGGAAAATAATGAAGAAAGCAGACTAAACGGACAGTTAGACAGCTGTGGTAACAACTCTGATGAAGAAGAATATTCTGACTCTGATGATGTGGCATGCCAACAAAAATCTTCTAATTCTgatgaaaaaaatggtaaagagTTAATACCTCTTCATGACAGGGCTGAAAGAAAAGAACATTCACATGGGAAATTTCCAAAGGAGGGTTGCAGCGGGTGTTCCGAGACAGTGTCTGATAACAAAGGGCTGCTTTCCACCTATTCAAGTCAGTGTATGAATGGAATGCAGCTTCTACCTGAAGTGGACAAAAAATCCTATGAAAAGGAAGAAAATCAAGTTTCTTATGTAGCGTCGCCAAAGCCTGACCATGAAGTGCCTTCTGCAGGAGGACACCTAGAAGAAGGCAATGATGGGCATGTCATGGATAAAACAGTCTCTAAGAATCCAACTGAGAATCTCCagcaagaaaatgtatataaaaaaattgataatatgCCAATAGAAACACAGcggaaaagaaaaatgacaaacttTGATAGGGAGGGGATTCCTGATAGAGGTCCATCACAGTCTGATGACAACTCTGGGCAGCCCAAGGAAGGAGGAGAAGGAAATCGCATGGATGGAGTTGAAGACAAAGTTAAAAAACTTAAACTGAGTGGGCAGTCAGCTGTGGAGAGTAATCAAATTGTGGCAGATGACCCACCAAATATTATGATAGGCGGAAATTCCCAAAAGCCTGTAGATAGCTCTAGTAAAAGCCAAGAAGGAGAAGAGTGTAGTCAAATGTTGAGCGAGGAAGCCAAAGAGGAAATGCCAAAGCTGCACAGGCAGTCAAATTCTGAGAAGGGTGAAAAACAAGATGATGACCTATCAGTTAGCAGCTCTAGAGAAGATCTTAAGCAGTCCAAGACTGACTCTGGTCTGAACCAGGAAGGAGCAGAAGAAAGTTGA
- the LOC140333042 gene encoding uncharacterized protein isoform X2 — MSRDPEDVWSPDYDSTWEEEGEEKPRGHKEPGSRRQPNNCRKWMSRAARDLQNYRHGYVNDKNYLYYSSQPKQTPNLDFYQNNRHFEPEGLYITQLLDKWKKKYDILERNHSYIQWLFPLREYGMNSYAKPLTEAEIELMKKDPLVRERFIRAYKLMLDFYGIRLKDEKTGKVTRTMEWKERFRNLNDHSHNNLRITRILKCLGELGFEHFQAPLVKFFLEETLCNGELQNVKRSALDYFIFTVKDKNERRKLVHFAWKNYKQERFIWGPVEKLRAYQPPAENEQETKDCPKENNEESRLNGQLDSCGNNSDEEEYSDSDDVACQQKSSNSDEKNGKELIPLHDRAERKEHSHGKFPKEGCSGCSETVSDNKGLLSTYSSQCMNGMQLLPEVDKKSYEKEENQVSYVASPKPDHEVPSAGGHLEEGNDGHVMDKTVSKNPTENLQQENVYKKIDNMPIETQRKRKMTNFDREGIPDRGPSQSDDNSGQPKEGGEGNRMDGVEDKVKKLKLSGQSAVESNQIVADDPPNIMIGGNSQKPVDSSSKSQEGEECSQMLSEEAKEEMPKLHRQSNSEKGEKQDDDLSVSSSREDLKQSKTDSGLNQEGAEES; from the exons ATGTCCCGGGACCCCGAAGACGTGTGGAGTCCCGACTATGACTCCACTTGGGAGGAGGAGGGTGAAGAGAAGCCCCGGGGCCACAAGGAGCCAGGGAGCCGGCGTCAG CCTAATAATTGTCGGAAATGGATGAGCAGAGCTGCCAGGGACCTGCAGAACTACAGACATGGTTATGTAAATGACAAGAATTATCTGTATTACTCG AGCCAGCCCAAACAAACACCCAACCTAGACTTTTACCAGAACAATAGACATTTTGAGCCTGAAG ggctgtacattacaCAGCTGCTTGATAAATGGAAGAAGAAATACGACATTCTGGAGAGGAACCATTCCTACATCCAATG GCTCTTTCCCCTTCGGGAATACGGTATGAACTCTTATGCCAAGCCACTGACGGAGGCTGAAATTGAG TTAATGAAGAAAGATCCTCTTGTCCGGGAGAGGTTCATTAGGGCCTATAAACTCATGTTGGATTTTTATGGCAtaagactgaaagatgaaaagACTGGAAAAGTGACCCGAACGATGGAGTGGAAGGAGAGATTTAGGAATCTGAATGA TCACAGTCACAACAACCTGCGGATCACTCGAATATTAAAGTGTTTGGGGGAGCTGGGGTTTGAGCACTTTCAAGCTCCTCTGGTGAAATTCTTCCTTGAGGAAACGTTGTGCAATGGTGAACTACAGAATGTAAAAAGAAGTGCTCTGGACTATTTTATATTCACCGTCAAGGACAAAAACGAGCGCAGAAAACTAGTGCATTTTGCCTGGAAGAATTACAAGCAAGAGAGGTTCATCTGGGGTCCTGTGGAGAAGCTCCGAGCCTACCAACCACCAGCAGAGAATGAACAAGAAACTAAAGACTGTCCGAAGGAAAATAATGAAGAAAGCAGACTAAACGGACAGTTAGACAGCTGTGGTAACAACTCTGATGAAGAAGAATATTCTGACTCTGATGATGTGGCATGCCAACAAAAATCTTCTAATTCTgatgaaaaaaatggtaaagagTTAATACCTCTTCATGACAGGGCTGAAAGAAAAGAACATTCACATGGGAAATTTCCAAAGGAGGGTTGCAGCGGGTGTTCCGAGACAGTGTCTGATAACAAAGGGCTGCTTTCCACCTATTCAAGTCAGTGTATGAATGGAATGCAGCTTCTACCTGAAGTGGACAAAAAATCCTATGAAAAGGAAGAAAATCAAGTTTCTTATGTAGCGTCGCCAAAGCCTGACCATGAAGTGCCTTCTGCAGGAGGACACCTAGAAGAAGGCAATGATGGGCATGTCATGGATAAAACAGTCTCTAAGAATCCAACTGAGAATCTCCagcaagaaaatgtatataaaaaaattgataatatgCCAATAGAAACACAGcggaaaagaaaaatgacaaacttTGATAGGGAGGGGATTCCTGATAGAGGTCCATCACAGTCTGATGACAACTCTGGGCAGCCCAAGGAAGGAGGAGAAGGAAATCGCATGGATGGAGTTGAAGACAAAGTTAAAAAACTTAAACTGAGTGGGCAGTCAGCTGTGGAGAGTAATCAAATTGTGGCAGATGACCCACCAAATATTATGATAGGCGGAAATTCCCAAAAGCCTGTAGATAGCTCTAGTAAAAGCCAAGAAGGAGAAGAGTGTAGTCAAATGTTGAGCGAGGAAGCCAAAGAGGAAATGCCAAAGCTGCACAGGCAGTCAAATTCTGAGAAGGGTGAAAAACAAGATGATGACCTATCAGTTAGCAGCTCTAGAGAAGATCTTAAGCAGTCCAAGACTGACTCTGGTCTGAACCAGGAAGGAGCAGAAGAAAGTTGA